The Virgibacillus sp. SK37 region GGAACGTAACCTGACAAAGGATGAAATATTGGAATTATATATGAATGAAATTTACTTTGGTCGTGGGGTTTATGGAATAGAGAGAGCTTCTAATTACTTTTTCTCCAAGAAGGCAAGTGACTTAACTGTTTCGGAAGCTGCCTTACTTGCTGGGCTAGCAAAAGGGCCCAATGGGTATTCACCAATTGACCATCCAGAGAAAGCGCTAGAGAGACGTAATGTCGTGTTAAAGTCAATGGAGGCCAATGGAGCGATCAATGCAGAGGAAAGATTAAAAGAGTCTAATAAATCTTTGGGTCTTGAGTTGGAGAAGGATAATAGTAAGCCATGGGTGGATAGTTATGTAGACCTTGTAATTAAAGAAGCTGCAGAAATGCATGATATGTCCATAGAGGAGTTAAAGCGAGGGGGCTATCGAATTGTAGTCAACATGAACGACACAATTCAGCAAATTGCCTATAATCATTTCAAAAACGACAATTATTTCCCGGGTAATACGAAGGGAACCCAGGGAGCATTCGTTATCATGGAACAGAGTGCTGGGAGAACTGTAGCGGCAATAGGTGGTAGAGAATATCAACTTGGAAATCTGAATCGTACCACTGTTTCCAGGCAACCTGGCTCGACAATAAAGCCCATCGCGGTTTATGGGCCTGCTATGATGAAAAAAGAAGCATATACACCTTATACACTTATTCCTGATATGAAATATGATTATGATAATAATTATAGTGTGGAAAATGCGGACCATCAATACGAGGGTGCTGTTTCCATTTATGATGCAATTAGGTATTCCAAGAATTCTTCTGCGGTTTGGCTGCTTGACCAGATTGGAGTACCTTATGCAAAAAAGTCCTTGGAAAAACAAGGGATTATGATTGAAGATGATGGTTTAGCAATCGCTTTAGGTGGTTTATCTAAAGGAATTACTCCAATTCAGGTTATGGAGAGCTATAGTTCTTTTGCTGGAATGGGAAAAATGAAAAAATCCCATACGATTGAACGTATATATGACCAGGAAAATAAATTAGCTTTTGAAGCAGAAACTAATTCAAAGCAAGTATATGATGCGCAGGTTGCGTGGAATATGACAGAGATTTTGCAGGAAACAGTAAAATCCGGAACAGCAACAGCTGGTGAATATACAAAAGCATTAGCAGGTAAAACAGGGACGACCCAGCACCCGTTTGTAGAAGGTAAAGTAAAGGATGCTTGGTTTGCCGGGTACACTCCAAAATATGTAATGACAACCTGGATGGGTTATGATCAATCGGATAAGGAGCATTATTTAAATGGAGGTAGTGAATATCCAACGAAATTAACAAAGGCAATTTTGTCTGAGTTGGATAAGCACGAAGAACTCGAAGAACATTTTTCAAAGCCAGAGAAAGTAACAGCTTTACCCAAACCAGTTACTCTGCCGCAAATAGAAAATTTACAGGCAAGCTATCGTTTTGGCAGCTTTTCGTTCGTGGAAGGAGAATTATCCTGGAAGGGCTCTTCAGATGACCGGGTAATATACCGTGTATATAGAGAAAAAGAAGGTATTGATGAAAGAATAGGCGAGACCGAAGGAACAACAATTTATACAATAAAGAATGCGTTATTTGGTGGTAATCGCTATTATGTAGTTCCTTTTGATCCGCTCACAAAAAGGGAAGGAGAAAGGTCGAATACAGTAAAATTAGAATGGTAACAAGAACCACTTACCGTTCGTTAACTCACTATTACGTTGTAGTTGCTTTATTGAAAAAAGGATACTGGAACATGTATATGGATGGTTAGCCACGGATTTGCACTCTGACAGGTACACAAATATCTTAAATTAAGACAAATTCATGACAATCAAGGTGCTTTGCTATACAGACAGATTATTAATGGATATAGTTGATTATGGGTTAGTACAAGTACGTAAAAAGGAATGGTACAGATGGCAAAAAAGATAAATGATACGATTATTAGAGCTTATAAAGGTGAAAAAACAGATTATACTCCTGCATGGTTTATGCGACAGGCTGGAAGGTCACAGCCAGAGTATCGTGAGTTAAAGAAAAAATATTCTCTATTTGAGATTACACATCAACCGGAGTTATGCGCCTATGTTACACGTCTTCCTGTTGAGCAATATGGAGTAGATGCAGCAATTTTATACAAAGATATTATGTCTCCTCTTCCTGCTTTAGGGGTAGATGTGGAGATTAAATCGGGGATTGGACCAGTTATCAATAATCCGATAACGAATATGCAAGATGTGGAGCGTCTTGGCTCAATCAATCCTAAAGCAGATGTTCCTTACGTTTTGGAAACGATCCGGATCCTTACTGAAGAACAACTTGAGGTTCCTTTGATTGGTTTTAGTGGAGCTCCTTTTACATTAGCAAGCTATATGATTGAAGGTGGTCCTTCTAAAAACTATAGTAAAACAAAGGCGTTTATGTACCGCGATTCAGCTGCATGGTTTGCATTAATGGATAAACTTGCCGATATGGTAATTACTTATGTTGAAGCACAAATTGAAGCAGGCGCTAAAGCGATCCAAATTTTCGACTCATGGGTCGGCACGTTGAATGCGGCAGATTACCGTATATTCATTAAACCCGTTATGACTAGGATCTTTTCCGAGCTAAGACAATATGATGTCCCACTAATCATATTTGGAGTAGGGGCACGACATTTGCTTATGGAATGGAATGATCTGCCTGTGGATGTGATCGGGTTGGATTGGCGTACGTCTATGAAAGAAGCGAGAGATATGGGGGTCACAAAGGTGCTGCAAGGTAACCTGGATCCAACCTTACTACTAACAGAATGGGAAACCATAGAAAAACGAACCAAAGCCATTCTGGATGAAGGAAAGGAACAAGGCAACCATGTATTTAATTTAGGCCATGGGGTAACGCCTGACATTAAACCGGAAACATTGAAGAAGCTAACAGAGTTGATTCATAGTTATTCACATAATTAAGCTAATGCAATAATTTTTAAAAGAGGTGCGGAAAATGGAAAAGAAAAAGCTAGGCCTATTGGTAATGGCTTACGGAACACCCTATAAAGAAGAAGATATTGAAAGATATTACACACATATTCGTCGTGGAAGAAAACCATCAGAAGAAGCGTTAGAAGACTTGAAAAGCAGATATGAAGCAATTGGCGGGATTTCTCCACTAGCGAAAATTACAGAGCAGCAGGCCGCTGCACTTGAAGAGGCTTTAAATGGAGAGCAGGATCAATATGAATTTAAAGCATATATTGGGTTAAAACATATTGAACCATTTATAGAAGATGCAGTTGAAGAAATGGCTAAGGACGGTATTAAAGAAGCTGTGTCCATAGTATTGGCACCACATTTTTCTACCTTTAGCGTAAAATCCTATAATAAACGAGCAAATGATGAAGCGGAAAAACATGGCATTAATATTAAATCAATCGAAAGCTGGTACGATGAGCCTGGTTTTATTGATTATTGGTCACAACAAATCAATAAAGAATATGAGAAGATGTCAGCAGAAGAGCGCGAAAAGGCTGTATTGATCGTGTCCGCCCATAGTTTACCTGAAAAAATTCTTCAAAATGGTGATCCATATCCTAAACAACTAGAAGAAACAGCGAGTCTTATTGCTGAACAGACTGGTATAAAACATATTGAGATAGGTTGGCAAAGTGAAGGGAATACTCCTGATCCGTGGCTAGGGCCAGATGTCCAAGATTTAACACGAGACCTCTTTGAACAAAAGGGTTACACTTCCTTTGTTTATGCTCCAGTAGGATTTATTGCTGATCACTTGGAAGTATTATATGACAATGATTATGAATGTAAAGTAGTTTGTGATGAAATAGGAGCGAACTATTACCGTCCAGAAATGCCGAATGTTCATCCATCATTTATTCATACACTAGCTCATGTTGTTTTAAAGAGTGTAAAGAGTGAAGTGAAATGAGCGATACCAAAACAATTGTAATCGTGGGCGGTGGAATCACAGGACTCTCAGCAGCTTATTATTTACAAAAAGAAATAAAGGAAAAAAACCTGCCATATAAGCTGAAACTGGTAGAAGCTAGTGATCGACTTGGTGGGAAAATAAAAACAACCCAGAAGAATGGTTTTACAATCGAACGGGGACCGGATTCATTCCTTTCAAGAAAGCAACCTGCGGTAAAACTAGCGGAAGAGCTAGGCCTAAGTGAAGAGTTGGTTAGAAATGGAACAGGTCAATCCTATATTTTGGTAGGGAAAAAACTTCATAAAATGCCCTCAGGTGCCTTTATGGGTATTCCTACACAGGTCAAACCGTTCCTGTTTTCCGGAATGTTTACAGTGAAAGGAAAGCTTCGTGCAGGAATGGATTTGGTTTTGCCTACAGGTAAAGATGTAAGTGATCAATCACTTGGCGGCTTTTTCCGTCATCGGTTTGGCGATGAGCTTGTTGAGAATCTAATCGAACCGTTGTTATCCGGTATTTATGCAGGTGACATCGATAAAATGAGTCTCATGGCCACATTCCCTAATTTTTACGAAACCCAGCAAAAGCATCGCAGTCTAATTAAAGGTCTCCAGAAGACAATGCCCAAGTCTAAAAAGTCTACTGGTAAAAAGCCTGGGATGTTCTTCTCTTTTAAGAATGGGCTTGGGACCTTTGTTAGAGCTATCGAACAAAAGTTAGATTCAGAAGTGGTTTCTTTAAATACGGCTGTTGACCATATTGAGAAAAAAGAACACGGCTATCACTTACTTTTAAGCAATGGAGAGGCAGTTAAAGCTGATGCAGTTATTATGGCTTCGCCGCATTATACATTGCCAAAAGTATTCAGCCAATATGATTTATTTAATGATTTTAATCAAATGCCATCAACTTCTGTAGCAAATGTAGCAATGGCATTTGATCAATCCGCGATAAAAAAGGATATTGACGGAACGGGTTTTGTCGTATCCCGAAACAGTGATTACCGAATTACTGCGTGTACGTGGACACATAAGAAATGGCCAATGACTACACCTGAGGGAAAAGCCTTGGTCCGTTGCTATGTGGGCAAACCGGGAGATCAGGAGGTTGTCGATCTTTCGGATGAGGAGATTACGGAGATTGTTCTGAAAGATTTAAACAAGACAATGAATATTACTGCAAAGCCCGAATTTAGTGTCATTAGTAGATGGAAAAATGCCATGCCGCAATATACGGTTGGTCATAAAGAGAGAGTGGCAAAGGTACGTAATGAAATGCATCATCTTTTGCCTGGTGTTTTTCTTGCAGGTAGTTCGTTTGAGGGTATTGGAGTGCCTGATTGTATTGAACAAGGTGAGAACGCAGTAGCTGAAGCCCTTGCATTCTTGAAGGAATAAAAGCACAAGTGCGTAGAAGTAAGTAAAAAAACCGGTTTAGACTAAAAATGTCTAAACCGGTTTTTTTACAGTTGTTTGGAAGAGTTCTAGCTTTTTTGCTACGCATTAACAATTTAATGCTGTGCTACTTCCAATTCATCAATTAACGAAGCGACATAATTAACAGCTTGATTAATGGCATCAGGCTTGGACATGTCTACCCCAGCCTGTTGAATTAGATGGAGAGGTTTTTCTGTTCCACCGGCTTTTAACACATCCAGCCAGCGGTCAACAGCTGGTTTTCCTTCTGACTTTATTTGCTGTGCTACAGCAGTTGAAACAGTTAACCCTGCAGAGTATGTATATGGATAAAGACCCATATAGTAATGTGGTTGACGCATCCAAGTCAAACCCGCGCCTTCGTCAAACTCGACAGCATCCCTCCAGAAATTTTCCAATGTTTGTAGTTTTTGCTCTGAGAGAATGTTAGCAGTTAAAGGCGTGCCTTCTTCTGCCAATTGGTATACTTTTCGTTGGAATTCTCCTTCCAAAAGATGGGTAACAAAGTTGTGATAATAGGTTCCTAATAGTTGTGTGATTATCCAGCTTCTCATACGTGCATCATTCGTTTTGGAAAGCAAGTGCTCTGCCAATAGCAATTCATTTAATGTAGAGGGTGCTTCTACAAAATAGGTTGAAGGGCGTGTGTTGATAAATGCTTGGTTTTTACCAGCAAGATAGAAATGCCCGGCATGGCCTAATTCATGTGCAAGGATGAAAGCACCTCTCATCATATCCGTCCAGGTAACTAAAATATAAGGATGGACACCATACGGACTAGAACAGAAGGCCCCACTCGCTTTACCATTATTATTAGCACGGTCCACCCATCGATTAGTTAAAGCATCCTCCATAATCTTACTATATTCTGGTCCCATTACTTGCAAAGCTTCTAAAATAGTTGTTTTTGCTTCATCATAGCTTGTTTCGGGATTAAAGGCAGGATCCAACGGAGCTTTTAAATCATAATAATGCAATTTATCCAACCCTAACTTTTCCTTCTTTAGCTTGGCATATCGTTGCATATGGGGAGCAAGCTTGTCTTGGATTACATTTAGCTGTTGATGATACATTTCTTTGGTTACTTGTTGTGGGTGTAACAGCATATCTGTGACAGATTCATAGGAACGTAAGCGAGACATAGTCACCTGTTTAGACACTTCAGTAGCATATGTTGCTGCATAGGTATTTTTATACTGCTCCAAGGTATGAATAAAAGATTGGTATGCTTTACGTCGGATAGATGGGTCTGCTGATAATTCATATTTGTCCTCATATAAAGCAGCTGACATAGGCAATTCACTACTATCATCTATGGTAATTGGAGAAAAGCGCATGTCAGCAGATTTGCTGCGTTGGTATATCATATAAGGTGCATCATGAACTACTCCAAGAGCAGCTAGTGTTTCTTCAACTTCTGGTGAAAGAATATGTTTTTTCTTTTCCAATATATCTTCAAGCATCTTTTTATATGGTAGGAGTGCAGGTAACTCACGTAAATAATTTTCCACCATAATAGGTTCGAGCTTCAATAATTCGGACTGAACAAAAGAGATTTTGGTACTGATAGCGGAAAGTGCTGCAGACACTTTTGCACTATCTCGTTGGTTAGTCGGATCTGTTCCATCTGCGCTTGCTTTTAAATTGGCGTATGTGGCTACAAGAACAAGTCTCTTTTGATATTCTTCAAAGTCAGTCAGGCAGCTAAGCAAAGTTGAAGCACTTTCCCCAACTTTTCCTTTATATTGTGTAACAGAGGTTATTTCCTTTTGGATTGTATCTAACTCTTTTTCCCAGGCGGCATGGTTAATAAATAAATCAGTTAAATCCCATGTCTCATCCACAGCCATGTCTGCACGATCTAAACTTTTTACTCCGGACTTCATAAGAAAACTCCTTCCACAAACTTATTTCGTCACTCTAATTAAGTATAATATAAAATAGGGCAGAAGGGTATGACTTTTCAAAATAATACTAATAGTGCTTGCGTAATCAGTATTGTATCTAAGATGAAAACAAGTTTATTGCAAAGACTGAGGTGAGCCGTAATATCCTATAATTTCACTGCATAGTTGGAGTAAAATGCGAACTAAAGTAGACTTATTTCTCTGTTAATGCAACAAGACTAAATAACACCGCTACGGAAAAATACTGCGCTTTCCGGGGTCTCACCTATGCCTCATCTCCCCCAGAAGTCTCCGTATTTTTCCTTCGCTACTATTTTCTATTATATCTACGAAGAAAATTTGCGTTCACATAGATTCAAAATATGCTGTGTACGAATTGATTGGAGTGGAGGGCGGCGACTCCTGCCGGAATAGCATGAGGCGAAGACCCTGGACGGAGCGTAGCGGAGGAAGCGGCTGAGGCCATGCCGGCGGAAAGCGTCCGCCTGAAACGCAAATCAATGGGTGCTTCCTCTGTAAATGAATTACTCCATTCTCAACAACGTCGTAGTATATATATTTTGCGAATTATTATTTAGAGCTAAATTGTAAGGATGTATAGATGCAAAAAAAATAACAGCTATGGGTATAGCTGTCAGTTAGGAAGATTGTGTTGTATTACAGTAGGCGTAAATCAGATAATTCATTTGTTGTTATACAGTTATCTTGCTGGATGATCACATTCGTCACATAAATTCCCATAACAGTCTGCTTTTTCATGCATATCATGACCGCATTGGCTACACTTCTTTTTAGGTAGGTTTCTAAAGAATTCAAGAACATTTAACATGTGGATCCTCCTCATATTTGAATTAAATACATTGTAATATAACAGTATGTTAAAAGTCAACCATGTGTTACAACATATTTTAAAATTTCTTTCTATCGGATATAATGAAGCTACAAATAGTCATGAAAGGTTGGAATGATTATGAAGTTAACTGTTATTGGTTATTGGGGAGGCTATCCTGCTGCGGATGGTGCTACGTCTGCATATCTCCTTGAAAAAGATGGGTTTACTCTCCTTGTGGACGCGGGAAGTGGTTCCTTGTCAAAATTACAAAAATACATATCACCAAATGAGCTTAATGCGGTAATCTTGTCTCATTACCATCATGACCATGTTGCAGATATTGGTGTACTACAATATGCGAGGCTTGTATCTTATTATATAACAGGGGTTCAAGAAGTATTACCTATTTATGCGCATACAGAAGATCAAAAATTTGCGAGTTTAACTCATGAATATACGAAAGGGATTGAATACAATCCAGAGAAGCCATTAGAAGTGGGACCATTTCGCATTACTTTTTTAAAAACGAAACATCCTGTACCATGTTATGGAATGCGTATAACAGATGGGAAGTCCTCAATTGTATATACTGCTGACACTGCATATACAGAGGAGTGGGTCCCGTTTGCGAGTAATGCTGATCTATTAATAGCGGACTGTAACTTTTATGCAGATCAGGATGGTTCAAATGCGGGTCATATGACTAGTAAGGAGTGTGGCACGATTGCAGACCAAGCGAACGTGAAACAACTGTTGTTAAGTCATTTACCACAATACAGAGAACGTAATCAATTGGTTACGGAAGCAAAACACTATTATCAAGGTTCTGTGAATCTTGCGGCAGAGGGGTTTATCTGGCGAAATACATAGCATTAGTTTTGCTTAAGGAGAACGATTCCATTAAACTAGAAAGTGGAATGGAAATTAAGGGAGGAATACTTATGAAATTCATTGATAATAAAGGAATTACAGATCCAAGTATTAACTTGGCATTAGAAGAATATGTTTTACAAAATTTCGGGGAAAACGATACATATTTACTTTTTTATGTGAATCAACCTTCCATTATTATTGGGCGTAATCAAAATACTATTGAAGAAATAAATACGGATTATGTGGACAAGCACGATATTAAAGTTGTTCGCAGGCTTTCAGGTGGGGGAGCAGTATATCATGATGAAGGTAATCTAAATTTCAGTTTCATCACGAAAGATGATGGAAACAGCTTCCAAAACTTTGCTAAATTTACTCAACCAGTGGTGGAGGCACTTAATAAACTAGGTGTTCCTGCAGAGCTGAAGGGTCGGAACGATCTTATTGTAAATGGGCGAAAGATTTCAGGAAACGCGATGTTTTCCACAAAAGGCCGTATGTTTAGCCATGGTACATTAATGTTAGATTCTGAAATTGAAAACGTAGTTTCTGCATTAAAAGTTAAGAAAGAAAAGATTCAATCAAAGGGTATAAAATCTATACGCAGTAGAGTTGCGAATATTTCTGAATTTCTTGATGAGAAGGTTTCCATGCAAGATTTTAAAGACATTATTTTGCGTTACATTTTTGAAGTAGATGATGTTAATAAGGTGCCACGCTATGAGCTGACTGAAAAAGACTGGGAAAACGTAAAACAAATTTCTAAAGAACGTTATCAAAACTGGGATTGGAATTATGGAAAATCCCCTACTTTTAATATACAAGAATCATATAAATTTGATGCAGGTCTAGTTGATGTTCGCTTAGATGTCAAAAAAGGTATTATTGAGAATTGTAAAATTTATGGGGACTTTTTTGGTGTTGGAGAAGTGAGCGTAATTGAGGAAAGGCTTTCTGGTGTTCGCCACAACCGCCAAGCAATTGAAGAAGCATTAGCAGACGTGGACGTGCCTCACTATCTGGGGAGAATATCCAAAGAAGACTTTATTAATCTTATCTATTAACTGGAGTCAGGCGTATGAATCTTTAGATTTGTACGCTTTTT contains the following coding sequences:
- a CDS encoding transglycosylase domain-containing protein yields the protein MKEKDHEKRRFRIPKKIRVIFYSITTIIILGLLGYAAILIGGKLVADEADMVLDATTVIETKDGERLSSIYKEDRIPVTIEKIPEHVQQAFVAIEDRRFYEHSGVDFRSIMRAIIKDIIAMDKVEGASTITQQLAKNLFLHNDKTWMRKTKEVMAAVYLERNLTKDEILELYMNEIYFGRGVYGIERASNYFFSKKASDLTVSEAALLAGLAKGPNGYSPIDHPEKALERRNVVLKSMEANGAINAEERLKESNKSLGLELEKDNSKPWVDSYVDLVIKEAAEMHDMSIEELKRGGYRIVVNMNDTIQQIAYNHFKNDNYFPGNTKGTQGAFVIMEQSAGRTVAAIGGREYQLGNLNRTTVSRQPGSTIKPIAVYGPAMMKKEAYTPYTLIPDMKYDYDNNYSVENADHQYEGAVSIYDAIRYSKNSSAVWLLDQIGVPYAKKSLEKQGIMIEDDGLAIALGGLSKGITPIQVMESYSSFAGMGKMKKSHTIERIYDQENKLAFEAETNSKQVYDAQVAWNMTEILQETVKSGTATAGEYTKALAGKTGTTQHPFVEGKVKDAWFAGYTPKYVMTTWMGYDQSDKEHYLNGGSEYPTKLTKAILSELDKHEELEEHFSKPEKVTALPKPVTLPQIENLQASYRFGSFSFVEGELSWKGSSDDRVIYRVYREKEGIDERIGETEGTTIYTIKNALFGGNRYYVVPFDPLTKREGERSNTVKLEW
- the hemE gene encoding uroporphyrinogen decarboxylase; amino-acid sequence: MAKKINDTIIRAYKGEKTDYTPAWFMRQAGRSQPEYRELKKKYSLFEITHQPELCAYVTRLPVEQYGVDAAILYKDIMSPLPALGVDVEIKSGIGPVINNPITNMQDVERLGSINPKADVPYVLETIRILTEEQLEVPLIGFSGAPFTLASYMIEGGPSKNYSKTKAFMYRDSAAWFALMDKLADMVITYVEAQIEAGAKAIQIFDSWVGTLNAADYRIFIKPVMTRIFSELRQYDVPLIIFGVGARHLLMEWNDLPVDVIGLDWRTSMKEARDMGVTKVLQGNLDPTLLLTEWETIEKRTKAILDEGKEQGNHVFNLGHGVTPDIKPETLKKLTELIHSYSHN
- the hemH gene encoding ferrochelatase; this translates as MEKKKLGLLVMAYGTPYKEEDIERYYTHIRRGRKPSEEALEDLKSRYEAIGGISPLAKITEQQAAALEEALNGEQDQYEFKAYIGLKHIEPFIEDAVEEMAKDGIKEAVSIVLAPHFSTFSVKSYNKRANDEAEKHGINIKSIESWYDEPGFIDYWSQQINKEYEKMSAEEREKAVLIVSAHSLPEKILQNGDPYPKQLEETASLIAEQTGIKHIEIGWQSEGNTPDPWLGPDVQDLTRDLFEQKGYTSFVYAPVGFIADHLEVLYDNDYECKVVCDEIGANYYRPEMPNVHPSFIHTLAHVVLKSVKSEVK
- the hemY gene encoding protoporphyrinogen oxidase — protein: MSDTKTIVIVGGGITGLSAAYYLQKEIKEKNLPYKLKLVEASDRLGGKIKTTQKNGFTIERGPDSFLSRKQPAVKLAEELGLSEELVRNGTGQSYILVGKKLHKMPSGAFMGIPTQVKPFLFSGMFTVKGKLRAGMDLVLPTGKDVSDQSLGGFFRHRFGDELVENLIEPLLSGIYAGDIDKMSLMATFPNFYETQQKHRSLIKGLQKTMPKSKKSTGKKPGMFFSFKNGLGTFVRAIEQKLDSEVVSLNTAVDHIEKKEHGYHLLLSNGEAVKADAVIMASPHYTLPKVFSQYDLFNDFNQMPSTSVANVAMAFDQSAIKKDIDGTGFVVSRNSDYRITACTWTHKKWPMTTPEGKALVRCYVGKPGDQEVVDLSDEEITEIVLKDLNKTMNITAKPEFSVISRWKNAMPQYTVGHKERVAKVRNEMHHLLPGVFLAGSSFEGIGVPDCIEQGENAVAEALAFLKE
- the pepF gene encoding oligoendopeptidase F yields the protein MKSGVKSLDRADMAVDETWDLTDLFINHAAWEKELDTIQKEITSVTQYKGKVGESASTLLSCLTDFEEYQKRLVLVATYANLKASADGTDPTNQRDSAKVSAALSAISTKISFVQSELLKLEPIMVENYLRELPALLPYKKMLEDILEKKKHILSPEVEETLAALGVVHDAPYMIYQRSKSADMRFSPITIDDSSELPMSAALYEDKYELSADPSIRRKAYQSFIHTLEQYKNTYAATYATEVSKQVTMSRLRSYESVTDMLLHPQQVTKEMYHQQLNVIQDKLAPHMQRYAKLKKEKLGLDKLHYYDLKAPLDPAFNPETSYDEAKTTILEALQVMGPEYSKIMEDALTNRWVDRANNNGKASGAFCSSPYGVHPYILVTWTDMMRGAFILAHELGHAGHFYLAGKNQAFINTRPSTYFVEAPSTLNELLLAEHLLSKTNDARMRSWIITQLLGTYYHNFVTHLLEGEFQRKVYQLAEEGTPLTANILSEQKLQTLENFWRDAVEFDEGAGLTWMRQPHYYMGLYPYTYSAGLTVSTAVAQQIKSEGKPAVDRWLDVLKAGGTEKPLHLIQQAGVDMSKPDAINQAVNYVASLIDELEVAQH
- the yhfH gene encoding protein YhfH; this encodes MLNVLEFFRNLPKKKCSQCGHDMHEKADCYGNLCDECDHPAR
- a CDS encoding MBL fold metallo-hydrolase, with amino-acid sequence MKLTVIGYWGGYPAADGATSAYLLEKDGFTLLVDAGSGSLSKLQKYISPNELNAVILSHYHHDHVADIGVLQYARLVSYYITGVQEVLPIYAHTEDQKFASLTHEYTKGIEYNPEKPLEVGPFRITFLKTKHPVPCYGMRITDGKSSIVYTADTAYTEEWVPFASNADLLIADCNFYADQDGSNAGHMTSKECGTIADQANVKQLLLSHLPQYRERNQLVTEAKHYYQGSVNLAAEGFIWRNT
- a CDS encoding lipoate--protein ligase: MKFIDNKGITDPSINLALEEYVLQNFGENDTYLLFYVNQPSIIIGRNQNTIEEINTDYVDKHDIKVVRRLSGGGAVYHDEGNLNFSFITKDDGNSFQNFAKFTQPVVEALNKLGVPAELKGRNDLIVNGRKISGNAMFSTKGRMFSHGTLMLDSEIENVVSALKVKKEKIQSKGIKSIRSRVANISEFLDEKVSMQDFKDIILRYIFEVDDVNKVPRYELTEKDWENVKQISKERYQNWDWNYGKSPTFNIQESYKFDAGLVDVRLDVKKGIIENCKIYGDFFGVGEVSVIEERLSGVRHNRQAIEEALADVDVPHYLGRISKEDFINLIY